The segment AGCCCGAGCACCTGGGCGCGCTGAAGAGGCTGCAGGGGCAGTACGGCTTCCAGCTGGTGACCACGCCGGTGAACCGGGGCCTGGGCAACAACATCAACAAGGGGCAGGACGCGGTCAAGACGCCCTACACGCTCTACGTGCAGGAGGACTTCGTGCCCACCCCCGCCTTCCCCGGGCACTTCCGCGACGCGCTGGAGATCATGAAGGCTGAGGACAAATGGGACCTGATTACCCTTTATGGTTATTCAGCCTACCCGTACATGAAGCCTTACAAGAAGGGCTTCTCCGAAAAAATCTTCAAGCCATGGCATACCAACCACCTAAAGTTTTATTATTACGGAGATCACCCTCATCTGAGAAGAAGTGACTTCCTGAAAAAATTTGGAAGGTATGTAGAGGGCAAGAATGTAGATGTAACGGAACTCACCATGAGCCTATCCTTCATAAAGAACCAGGGGAGAGGGCTTATGTTCGATCAATACAAGGCCTTGTTTGATCAGGTAAACACAAGCCAGGAGCCCAGTACGGCTACTTACCGACAGAACTGGAGAGAGCGTAAACATGCAGCCGTCCTTTTTATGAGATGGTTGTATTTGAAATACAAATTCTTAAACCTGAACTACAGATTATTACTCACAAACAAGATTGAACATACAGTTTAACTTAGAATTAAAACATCAGATAGAAAAGTTGGTAAGACAGGAGTAGAATTTAGATAAGCCACACATGCTCCAGTATAGAGCATAGATTACGGAAAGATCTACTGGCCTTGTGCGAAGAAAACACTCTTAAACAAACCAAAATTGAGGAAACAGCACCGCTTATACTTACAAGCTTGTTGGTTCCACAAAACACTGAGATATGGCTAACACCGAAGCACCCTTTTATTTTCCTGGCGTCACGCTGCTGATCACGCACTACAACCGGAGCGGCTCTTTGGAGCGGCTGCTGAGCGCCTGCCGCGAGCGGGGCTGCTCCTTCGACGACATCGTGGTCTCCGACGACGGGAGCAAGCCCGAGCACCTGGGCGCGCTGAAGAGGCTGCAGGGGCAGTACGGCTTCCAGCTGGTGACCACGCCGGTGAACCGGGGGCTGGGCAACAACATCAACAAGGGGCAGGACGCGGTCAAGACGCCCTACACGCTCTACGTGCAGGAGGACTTCGTGCCCACCCCCGCCTTCCCCGGGCACTTCCGCGACGCGCTGGAGATCATGAAGGCTGAGGACAAGTGGGACCTGATTGCCTTTTACTCTTATGCCGCTTACCCGTACTTAAGGCCTTACAAGAAGGGATTTTCTGAGAAACTATATAAGCCCTGGTATATCAACTACAAGAAGATATATGCTTACTCAGATCACCCTCATCTAAGGAAAAGCGATTTCCTGAAGAAGTTTGGCAGATATGTGGAGGGAATCAAATCTGATAAAACGGAGTACCTGATGTGTGTGTCTTTCATCAAAAACAAGGGCCAAAGTTTATTCTTCAATGAATACAAAAGCTTGTTTGACCAGGTAAACCCAGAAGATGAGCCAAGTACAGTAACAAGAACCAAGTGGACTCAGAGTAATAATCTTTTTATTGTAGTGGTGAGAGATATTTATAGACAGATAAAATATAATTATGATCTTCACGTGGCAAAATGAGGTCTAAAATAGTTTTATTTCGATATTTGAAAAGTAGTGCAGTAACAGAATTTTAAATGGACAACAAAAAGAAAGCAATAAATGGAGGAAAATGGGTGACTATCTCAACGGTAGTGACAACGTTGTTCCAATTTTTGCAGATTGCCATTCTTGCCAGACTTTTAGATCCTTTAGCTTTTGGTGTAGTTAGTATTAGTACCCTGATTATCAACTTTTTTAACATTTTTGCTAATCTTGGTTTCTCAAATTCTATTATTCATAAACAGGAGAGCGATAGAAATATTCTGTCAACGCTTTATGGGCTAAACATCCTTTTAGGAGTGATTATCTTTCTGGTAATCAACTTTAGTTCATTTTTGGTGGTTGATTTCTATGATGAGCCAAGACTGACCAGTGTGTTGAGGGTATCATCCTTCTATTTCCTGATAGTGTACATTGGACAGATATATTCCATTTTGTTACAAAAGGAATTACTGTTTAAATCAGTAGCAATTGTAGATATAGTAGGAGCCTTGTTTGGCACGTCAGTAACTGTAACCCTCGCCTATAATGGATTTGAGGAGCTTTCCTTGATCTATGGGCAGTTGGTCATGCAGACGGTTAAATCAGTCCTGCAGGTCTATTATGGCCGTAAGTTCTTTCTGCCAGCATTTTATTTCAACATTAAGAAAGTCAAAGACCATTTGATGTTCGGGGTGTATAATGTGGGAGATGGACTCTTTAGCTTTTTTCAAAGTAATCTGGATAACATAGCCATCGGGGGGGTGTTGGGGGTGAAGATGCTAGGGTATTATACCATAGCCTATCAGTTGGCTATATTCCCAATCTCAAGACTTAACCCAATTGTATTGCAGGTGGCTTATCCGGTTATTGCTAAAATGAAGCAGGATGCGGCTGAGCTAAAGAGATCTTATCTTAAGATATTGGATTTGATTAGCTATGTGAACTTCCCTTTGCTAGCGGGCTTGTATATTACCGCTGAAAGTGTTGTTCCATTGATTTACGGGCCAGGCTGGGAACCTACTATCTACTTAATCAAGATCTTTGTTTTTGTAAGTGCTTTCACTTGCCTTAGTCACCCATTGTTTACTTTAGCTTATACAAAAGGAAAACCTAATCTGCTATTTTACCTGAACCTGATCACCTTAGCCGTGAAATTGCCCTTAGTGTATTTTCTAGGTAAATACTGGGGAGTTACAGGAGTTGCATTCGCCTTTTTATTAGCTACGTTCATCAATTTCGCCTTGAATTTTGCTATAGTTCATCACCTGATAGGAAGCTTCCTGATGGATTTTGGTAAAATCATCATAAAGCCTATTGTGTATTGTTCCTTGCTAATCGGGATGGTTTTCCTGTACAAGTCTTTTGTTGGCTATCAGGGTTTAGTAAATACCATTGCTGAGATTGTAATAGGAGGGCTTGTTTATGGTGGCTTAACACTTGCCTTCAAATTGTCCTTTGAAGAATTAAAAGCACTTAAAAAGCTGGTTTAAAACCTATTTAAAAAACAGATTAGATAATACTAGTTGTACTTAACTCTAGGTGCACTAAAGAAAGAGTAGATAAAATTCAATTTTTATGAAAAGGTTAGTCCTTAGATCTTTATATGTGGTTGCCTTGGTGAGATATCCCAAGCTTAGAGATGATCTGCGGTTTTTTATGAGGGATAATTATTTTAGCAGATTAGCCCAAACCAAGTTTTTCTTCAAAGATTATCTTAAAAAAAAGAAGTATAAGGTCATAAAATATCAAGGTGAGTTTGACCAGGAACTAAGGTATGTTTTACCATTCGCCTACTGGCATTTTTTGAATGGTACATTAGATAAAACTATTTCGTCAAAAGACACTAAGGAACTATACTTCTTTAGCGAAAACCATGAGGAAAGATACCAGAAGCGTGTTTGGAATGAAACCTATATGCATTATGATGTGCCAAACATGACCCATAGCTTAACTTTTAGTTACAAAAAGTGGGCGCAGGTACCTTATAAAGCGCACTTCGCCAACAACATCTTCAAGTATGAAAAACCTATTCTGGTAATCGCCAATAAGTATAACATTGAATGGGATCAGCCACCTATCAATTTCCTGGACATCCCAACACTTGATAAGATTGTTTCTAAGTACAAAGACAAGTACCAAATCATCTATAACAGACCTCTGTCAAACCAGATTGTTTTAGACAACAGTGAAGTTCTTGACCTGAATGAATACCCTTGGTTTAAAGAGAAGCATCCTGAGGTCATTTTGATGAATGATCTGTATGAAAAGTACAAAGGTTCAGTGGTGAATAACTTTAATCACCTGCAGTTAATGGTGTATGCAAACTCAAACCGGTTTGTCTCTATTCACGGAGGAACTGCTATTCTTGCTTCCTATTTTGGTGGTACGAATATTATTTTATCAGATCCTAATTGGGGAATGGAGTATCCCTTTAAAGAGTATTCAACCATAATGCCTAGGCTATCTGGTGCTAAAATCCTACATGCTAAAAATAAGGGTGAGGTTTTGGAGCATGTTTTTAACAACTATTAATCTGAAGGTAACTCTTTTAGTTTGATTGGTCTCAGGATAGTTTTAGTTGGTTAAGCAGATACAGCAGTGTCTATTAAATTTTACTTTACATGAGCAGGAATTACGATATTATACTGGTTAGTACGTCGCGTTGGGATAATCCTTATTCTTCTGTTGGTTTTAGTTTTGCTAAGGAATTCTCTAAAAAGAACCGTGTATTTTATATTGATCACCCTATTTCCATAAAGGAGTTTGTGTCTGAGTACTCTAATGGAGACATGATCAAGTCCCGTAAACCTGCTTTGTTGTATGGTAAAAATAAGTACCGCAAAATCGAAGGTACTTCCGATAACTTAACCGTTGTTACTCCTAAATTAACATTGCCAATTAACTGGCTAAATGAGGGAGTGGTATATAACTACCTTTCTAAACTAAATGATAAGATTGTCAATTCCACTATCAGGGAACTGGTAAAAGATTATAACATAAAGGATTATGTTTTTTTCAATTCCTATGATCCTTTCTTCTTTGTGAATATTCCTGAAGATATCAAACCAAAGGTAAAAGTCTATCAAACAATTGATGACATCAGCCAGGAAACCTACATTGCTAGACATGGTATTCGTTTGGAAAAGGAACAGGCTTCCGGGGCTGATGTGACCTTGGCAACATCACGGGAACTAAGCAGATTGATGTCTAAATACTCAAACAAAGTGTACTGTGTACCAAACGCAGCTGATTTTTCACTGTTTCAACGGGCTGTAAGTGAAAAGCTTGATAGACCAAAAGAATTAGTGGGTATAGATAAAAAGATTATCACCTATACCGGTAATATTGGCACTAGAATCAATTACGCTTTGCTGAAACAAGTTGCCTTAACTTATCCAGAGAACGTGCTGTTGATGGTAGGACCTACCAGTACCGAAGACTACAAAAAAGTAGGACTGGAAAAACTGCCCAACGTTATTTTTACGGGAGCAAAAGACATCAATGATTTACCTGCATACCTGCAGTACAGTAATTGTTTGCTTATTCCTTTTGAATACAGTTTATTGACCAAAAGCATCTACCCCCTCAAAGTCAATGAATACTTAACCTCAGGTAAACCGGTTGTTTCTACTGCTTTTTCTGATGACATAAAAGACTTTGCCGATGTTGCCTACATAGCAGAGAATGAAACCCAATTTGTATCTCTGGTTGGTCTGGCACTTCAGGAAGATACCGATGAATTAATCCGAAAACGGATAAGTAAAGCCTTGACCAATACTTGGGAAGCAAGAGTTAACCAATTCTGGAATATCATAGAAGAAGTAGAAGCAACTTAAACTCAATTATAACTCAATTAATTTTTCAAATATTACAGCACATGTATTAAGTATATTTTATAATATAAAGTATTTATTATATTTAATATTAATTTGAACTAACTATACTGTTCATTCTTTTTTACCCTTTTTCATAAATCTATAAACAAACTTTACGCTTATACATATGGATGCAGCAAATACAATCACAATGGTGTGTGTGTGTGATGATCATTACTTTGTTCATTTAGCTGCTTTGATAAAATCTGTAGAGGTAAACCATGCAACGGAAGAAAAGCTGGTCTTCTATATTGTAGAAGATGCCGTTTCTGAGTTAAGTAAGAGAAGACTCTTAGATTCCATCAATCACGAAGTAACCACTCTAAACTTCGTTAAAATGGAGGAATGTACTCCAGATGATTTTAAGCTCCCGGTAGATGGCAGTTCCTATCCTCTTAATATATATATGCGGCTTTTCATTCCTTATTTTCTGCCGCAAAACATTGAAAGAGTTATCTACCTGGATGTAGATATGGTGCTTCAGGAAGATATAAGTGTTCTCTGGAAACAAGACTTGAAGGGGCTCACCGTTGCTGCCGTCCAAGATCCATGGGTACG is part of the Rufibacter tibetensis genome and harbors:
- a CDS encoding glycosyltransferase; this encodes MSRNYDIILVSTSRWDNPYSSVGFSFAKEFSKKNRVFYIDHPISIKEFVSEYSNGDMIKSRKPALLYGKNKYRKIEGTSDNLTVVTPKLTLPINWLNEGVVYNYLSKLNDKIVNSTIRELVKDYNIKDYVFFNSYDPFFFVNIPEDIKPKVKVYQTIDDISQETYIARHGIRLEKEQASGADVTLATSRELSRLMSKYSNKVYCVPNAADFSLFQRAVSEKLDRPKELVGIDKKIITYTGNIGTRINYALLKQVALTYPENVLLMVGPTSTEDYKKVGLEKLPNVIFTGAKDINDLPAYLQYSNCLLIPFEYSLLTKSIYPLKVNEYLTSGKPVVSTAFSDDIKDFADVAYIAENETQFVSLVGLALQEDTDELIRKRISKALTNTWEARVNQFWNIIEEVEAT
- a CDS encoding glycosyltransferase; the encoded protein is MTNTEAPFYFPGVTLLITHYNRSGSLERLLSACRERGCSFDDIVVSDDGSKPEHLGALKRLQGQYGFQLVTTPVNRGLGNNINKGQDAVKTPYTLYVQEDFVPTPAFPGHFRDALEIMKAEDKWDLITLYGYSAYPYMKPYKKGFSEKIFKPWHTNHLKFYYYGDHPHLRRSDFLKKFGRYVEGKNVDVTELTMSLSFIKNQGRGLMFDQYKALFDQVNTSQEPSTATYRQNWRERKHAAVLFMRWLYLKYKFLNLNYRLLLTNKIEHTV
- a CDS encoding glycosyltransferase — protein: MANTEAPFYFPGVTLLITHYNRSGSLERLLSACRERGCSFDDIVVSDDGSKPEHLGALKRLQGQYGFQLVTTPVNRGLGNNINKGQDAVKTPYTLYVQEDFVPTPAFPGHFRDALEIMKAEDKWDLIAFYSYAAYPYLRPYKKGFSEKLYKPWYINYKKIYAYSDHPHLRKSDFLKKFGRYVEGIKSDKTEYLMCVSFIKNKGQSLFFNEYKSLFDQVNPEDEPSTVTRTKWTQSNNLFIVVVRDIYRQIKYNYDLHVAK
- a CDS encoding MOP flippase family protein, whose protein sequence is MDNKKKAINGGKWVTISTVVTTLFQFLQIAILARLLDPLAFGVVSISTLIINFFNIFANLGFSNSIIHKQESDRNILSTLYGLNILLGVIIFLVINFSSFLVVDFYDEPRLTSVLRVSSFYFLIVYIGQIYSILLQKELLFKSVAIVDIVGALFGTSVTVTLAYNGFEELSLIYGQLVMQTVKSVLQVYYGRKFFLPAFYFNIKKVKDHLMFGVYNVGDGLFSFFQSNLDNIAIGGVLGVKMLGYYTIAYQLAIFPISRLNPIVLQVAYPVIAKMKQDAAELKRSYLKILDLISYVNFPLLAGLYITAESVVPLIYGPGWEPTIYLIKIFVFVSAFTCLSHPLFTLAYTKGKPNLLFYLNLITLAVKLPLVYFLGKYWGVTGVAFAFLLATFINFALNFAIVHHLIGSFLMDFGKIIIKPIVYCSLLIGMVFLYKSFVGYQGLVNTIAEIVIGGLVYGGLTLAFKLSFEELKALKKLV